Proteins from one Neodiprion fabricii isolate iyNeoFabr1 chromosome 5, iyNeoFabr1.1, whole genome shotgun sequence genomic window:
- the LOC124183664 gene encoding uncharacterized protein MCAP_0864-like, protein MKLATCRKEFDRVFRANKSLTAKLVEAEGKINDMNKLISEFEGDRAKLEQVSNLQREITKLTKDKRKLESELRGSKNQLGSLEASNKKLEEDLNRVFDDNEGLKLEIEKLHGENVRLSSELVGEVSAREKLARLPDKLTNDISALKQRLHSTEVRASNILQDLQNRIEQLQTKRNEDAVLINELQRQNKFQNEKVSICDEKLAVLEKANSELKNELNKRLEEIKKLSVKLRSIEALEKSSQFMVTKGDNKDVNDESNNQIVPDNEKTSHKLDTVAELTCRLNHAENENKQRQTEMQKLQCDVKSKNAEINSLRENIKSLAEEKEALNEIIKNKEIQNSQRLQAVKMTYEGTLKVLYENHNESIARLQTQYEDAIKDSDYFDPESWLRSLSSKELAELHDRICMTISCSMSNEQSKPDNSESSVTSLQRNYQQDLNEKHQLNKRIATLENEIVQIEQEARQKVYELEIVIEQEKKRSQEMSEMVAKEQLRNAELQRRLTLSGGVSSKNQLSDGKTSNISIERSKSIQLDGSAESEKDILRRQSAYNQDRADNYGVLLEQQRKIVKNLEMELMDGSPKEKVFDWRKKNFIHQCSTYKKYEND, encoded by the exons ATGAAATTAGCAACGTGTCGGAAAGAATTTGACCGAGTATTCCGAGCGAACAAAAGTTTGACCGCAAAGCTGGTCGAGGCGGAGGGCAAGATTAACGACATGAACAAATTGATATCCGAATTCGAAGGAGATCGAGCAAAGCTGGAACAGGTATCGAACCTGCAGCGTGAAATAACGAAGCTGACGAAGGACAAGCGCAAGCTCGAAAGCGAGCTACGGGGCTCGAAAAATCAGCTCGGATCGCTGGAGGCCTCGAACAAGAAACTGGAGGAGGACCTGAACCGAGTCTTTGACGACAATGAGGGCCTCAAGCTCGAGATCGAGAAGCTCCACGGCGAGAATGTCAGGCTGTCGTCTGAGCTAGTCGGCGAAGTTTCGGCCAGGGAAAAGCTCGCCAGACTTCCCGATAAGCTCACCAACGACATTTCAGCCCTCAAACAGCGACTCCATTCCACCGAAGTTCGAGCCTCCAACATTCTTCAGGATCTTCAGAACAGGATCGAACAACTTCAGACCAAACGCAACGAGGACGCTGTTCTCATCAACGAACTTCAGCGGCAGAATAAATTCCAGAACGAGAAG GTGTCAATctgcgatgaaaaattggcggttttgGAAAAGGCGAACAGTGAATTGAAGAACGAGTTGAATAAACGActggaagaaataaaaaaactcagTGTAAAGCTGAGGAGTATTGAAGCTCTGGAGAAAAGCAGTCAGTTCATGGTGACTAAAGGGGATAACAAGGATGTCAACGACGAATCGAATAATCAAATTGTTCCGGATAATGAGAAGACCAGCCACAAGCTCGATACAGTGGCGGAATTAACGTGCCGGCTCAATCACGCCGAGAATGAGAACAAGCAAAGGCAAACTGAGATGCAGAAGCTTCAGTGCGACGTAAAGTCGAAAAACGCCGAGATAAATTCACTAAGAGAAAATATCAAGTCGCTTGCCGAGGAAAAGGAAGCCCTTAACGAAATTATCAAG aaCAAGGAGATCCAGAACAGTCAGAGATTACAGGCTGTGAAAATGACTTACGAAGGGACTCTGAAGGTGCTGTATGAAAACCACAACGAGAGTATCGCGAGGCTTCAGACACAGTACGAGGACGCGATTAAGGACAGTGACTATTTCGACCCCGAAAGCTGGTTGCGG TCATTGAGTTCGAAAGAGCTCGCCGAGCTTCACGATCGGATCTGCATGACAATTTCTTGCTCGATGTCAAATGAGCAGTCTAAACCAGACAATTCGGAATCATCGGTAACCAGTTTGCAACGAAATTACCAACAGGATCTGAACGAGAAACATCAACTCAACAAGAGGATAGCTACTCTCGAGAATGAGATTGTTCAAATTGAGCAAGAGGCTCGTCAAAAAG TGTACGAACTCGAGATAGTGATTGAGCAGGAGAAGAAGCGGTCTCAAGAAATGTCGGAAATGGTGGCAAAAGAGCAGCTGAGAAATGCAGAATTGCAGAGGCGGCTGACGTTGTCAGGAGGCGTTTCTAGTAAGAATCAGTTATCCGATGGGAAGACTAGTAATATTAGTATCGAAAGAAGCAAATCGATACAACTCGATGGAAGTGCCGAGTCAGAAAAAGACATTTTGCGTCGTCAGTCCGCCTACAATCAGGATCGAGCTGATAATTACGG AGTGTTATTGGAGCAGCAACGGAAAATAGTAAAGAATCTCGAAATGGAACTGATGGACGGTTCGCCGAAGGAGAAAGTG TTCGATTGGCGcaagaagaatttcattcacCAGTGCAGCACGTataaaaagtatgaaaatgaCTAA
- the LOC124182000 gene encoding myosin-11-like — MSYAEHGPRIFLAGSGKRKNFRGDQTLTYGDYVLPRKRSEGRLKAYESCTDIRAWSQNSLDNTRYIRELAEHAKTVSRGFPRHDLKHKPGKIVPLNVVIDNVIGLGAQTQNELSACRRELQRYKSLTLTPEQQHQLQSAVLASPRLRSRSKPPQATSTQKSEFGETARARSASPVRSSKPDGIDKSLQTGTVTSPILQSRAVSAIWLSTDGTSEDTRSELIDNAATAAAGKDELAFIGSTSGEEYTDDYEEDGDSTASRTRNRPEMISSSGTPGRSDTETGSGTGSVTDYETDDENNKSIIIKKDSEIIALKNEIGAKEMEIDELRERNKLLETSLKVKEDGIQLLKGNLKMSEQQFAGVGEDIMYESEMLKKKIAVCECTISELKSDLKEKASICRAQGHEIEELRFRLKETELLRVERNSLLRKVNEMGDLLTDAEKCGRALTEMKSALRERDELRSQNREQSCLLADQEEEIQRLVLLVRSLSAKHEGLQVKMKGTIESMRLEIDEKNCKICECEAQLSSVEKEVDCLNVKLKNSLNSMDEFKIAYQDACNCADLDRDIYSQAKSALCKLNQTMTELKEYKLERENLLRQIEEMKYNKNHINNNLNRFCCQNFIAAENEIRRKGDVGDLGILDLRKRKCALREELEEVEKELQDRLGNRGREAVGLDEDLDVVASAKRTINRLNNAMLDLDAWEYEKASMQETIERLKIQVSTLSGKEENGDGENVERRIVDQASNSLAKLSRLFAELKQYQMEREVMQNKIKNLTEALKDSQSAEGCKGITMLKERLRDLRIENEKERLAHAENIKSLQARLEEAENTSGCSGVKALRQKLRESLQATGTDVKVDQALAIHVKKSIERLENLSKEIKEVDEERVEIVKEIAKQQEEIQVRNVEIMRLKKQVAQETAKRRGEGDRAEEGLQELEGTRNELVEKIRTIQELEDQLQSWQFQLLGSNKEQASLKQRIKAMEDEKIELLARNDEMAKKLESADTEMSSLISKVTSSERIHANLNELEAQVEEMKPRLLSLQSKNEKLIGEVATLKESKGE; from the exons atgtcGTACGCCGAACACGGACCGAGAATTTTTTTGGCTGGTAGCGGTAAGCGGAAGAACTTTAGAGGCGATCAGACACTTACGTACGGCGATTATGTTCTGCCGAGAAAGAGATCTGAAGGACGTTTAAAGGCTTACGAATCGTGCACCGATATCAGGGCCTGGAGCCAAAATTCACTCGACAATACACGATACATTCGCGAGCTCGCCGAGCATGCAAAAACGGTGAGCAGGGGATTTCCACGTCATGATTTGAAGCACA AGCCGGGAAAAATCGTGCCGTTGAACGTTGTTATCGATAATGTTATCGGACTTGGAGCACAGACCCAAAATGAGCTGAGCGCCTGCAGAAGGGAATTGCAGAGGTATAAAAGCCTCACGTTGACGCCTGAGCAGCAACACCAACTTCAATCAGCC GTTCTCGCCTCCCCGAGATTAAGATCTCGGTCGAAACCGCCGCAGGCTACGAGTACGCAGAAGAGTGAATTCGGCGAGACGGCACGAGCCCGTTCGGCCTCACCAGTGAGGTCTTCGAAACCGGATGGCATCGATAAATCATTGCAGACTGGAACAGTGACAAGCCCGATCCTCCAGTCGAGGGCAGTCTCCGCCATCTGGTTGAGCACCGACGGAACTTCGGAAGACACGCGGTCGGAACTAATCGACAATGCCGCTACAGCTGCAGCGGGCAAA GATGAGCTCGCTTTTATTGGCTCAACTTCAGGAGAGGAGTACACCGATGATTACGAAGAGGATGGAGATTCTACGGCTAGTCGGACGCGGAATAGACCGGAAATGATTTCCAGTTCCGGAACCCCGGGCAGAAGCGATACGGAAACAGGATCTGGAACCGGTTCGGTTACCGACTACGAAACCGATGACGAAAACAACAAGTCTATAATCATCAAAAAGGACTCGGAGATCATCGCCTTGAAGAACGAAATCGGC GCTAAGGAAATGGAGATCGATGAACTTAGGGAAAGAAACAAGTTGCTTGAAACCTCTTTAAAAGTGAAGGAAGATGGCATCCAGCTCCTGAAGGGAAACTTGAAG ATGTCGGAACAGCAGTTTGCGGGAGTTGGAGAGGACATAATGTACGAATCTGAGATGCTGAAGAAGAAG ATAGCCGTATGCGAATGCACAATATCGGAACTCAAAAGTGATTTGAAAGAAAAGGCATCGATATGTCGAGCTCAGGGCCATGAAATCGAAGAGCTGCGATTTCGTCTGAAAGAAACCGAGCTGTTGCGAGTGGAACGGAACTCACTGCTG CGTAAAGTAAATGAAATGGGCGATCTGTTAACGGACGCAGAGAAATGCGGTCGAGCGTTGACGGAGATGAAATCGGCGCTGCGAGAGCGTGACGAACTGCGAAGTCAAAACCGAGAGCAGAGCTGTTTGCTGGCGGACCAAGAGGAAGAGATACAGCGGTTGGTGCTGCTGGTCCGAAGTCTGTCGGCGAAGCACGAGGGCCTGCAG GTAAAGATGAAGGGAACAATCGAGAGCATGCGGCTAGAGATAGACGAGAAAAACTGCAAGATATGCGAATGCGAGGCACAGCTTTCGTCCGTGGAGAAAGAGGTCGACTGCCTCAACGTCAAGCTGAAGAACAGCCTGAACAGCATGGACGAGTTCAAGATCGCCTATCAGGATGCCTGCAACTGCGCAGACCTGGACCGAGACATTTACTCGCAGGCTAAGAGCGCCCTTTGCAAACTAAATCAGACAATGACGGAACTCAAGGAGTATAAATTGGAGAGGGAGAACCTGCTGCGACAGATCGAGGAAATGAAGTACAATAAAAACCACATTAACAATAACCTCAACAGATTCTGCTGTCAGAATTTTATCGCAGCGGAAAATGAGATACGCAGAAAAGGTGACGTCGGCGATTTGGGGATCCTGGATTTGCGGAAACGAAAATGTGCGTTGCGGGAAGAGCTTGAGGAGGTAGAAAAGGAGCTTCAAGATCGACTGGGAAATCGCGGCCGGGAAGCCGTTGGATTGGACGAGGACCTGGACGTCGTGGCGTCAGCGAAACGGACGATAAATCGACTGAATAACGCGATGCTGGACCTGGACGCATGGGAGTACGAAAAGGCCAGTATGCAGGAGACGATAGAACGGTTGAAAATTCAGGTATCGACGTTGAGCGGAAAAGAGGAAAACGGAGACGGTGAGAACGTCGAGAGACGCATCGTCGACCAGGCCTCAAACTCGCTGGCGAAGCTAAGCCGACTGTTTGCGGAGCTCAAGCAGTACCAAATGGAACGTGAAGTAATGCAGAACAAAATCAAGAACCTCACCGAAGCTTTGAAGGATTCGCAATCGGCAGAGGGGTGCAAGG GAATAACAATGCTTAAGGAACGGCTGCGCGATCTGCGTATTGAAAACGAGAAGGAGCGCTTGGCGCATGCCGAGAACATAAAAAGCTTGCAGGCGAGACTGGAAGAGGCCGAAAACACGTCGGGCTGTTCGGGTGTTAAAGCTCTGAGACAGAAACTGCGGGAGTCGCTGCAGGCTACCGGCACAGACGTAAAGGTCGATCAAGCTCTGGCGATTCACGTGAAGAAGTCGATCGAGAGGCtcgaaaatttatcgaagGAGATCAAAG AGGTCGACGAAGAGCGCGTCGAGATTGTTAAAGAGATTGCCAAGCAGCAGGAAGAGATTCAGGTCAGGAACGTGGAGATTATGAGACTAAAGAAGCAGGTGGCTCAGGAAACTGCGAAGCGTCGAGGTGAAGGAGATCGCGCTGAGGAAGGCCTGCAGGAGCTTGAGGGGACGCGGAACGAACTTGTAGAGAAAATCAGAACCATACAGGAGCTCGAGGACCAGCTTCAGTCCTGGCAGTTTCAGTTACTTGGATCTAACAAGGAGCAAGCTTCACTGAAACAGCGAATAAAAGCAATGGAAGACGAGAAAATCGAACTCCTTGCTCGTAACGATGAGATGGCGAAGAAGCTCGAGTCAGCAGACACCGAAATGTCCTCCCTTATAAGTAAAGTCACTTCATCCGAAAGGATTCACGCAAATTTGAACGAACTCGAAGCTCAGGTCGAAGAAATGAAGCCGAG ATTGCTGTCACTGCAAAGCAAAAACGAGAAACTGATTGGAGAGGTAGCGACATTGAAGG AGAGCAAAGGAGAGTGA